From a region of the Nitrospira sp. genome:
- a CDS encoding AAA family ATPase translates to MQTTDATVLGEQTGAATAREYLLIASRNRWVIASSIALSLTLALAYYLLATKYYQSDTMIVAEVRKVIDSVGKKEDVAENFDQLFFLIQRQIRNRDFIREIAKDLSLYAEGLDEDEERAALNGLVGKTVITRIKTDQGGGFSGPSMVEGFVISFMHEDPKTAMQVTERIANKFIESNNKEREKEVEGTGEFLDEELHWMKQELEKKEQNISAFKKAHISDLPQQADANIRALDRTEGEIVASTENLQRHSEKLSALSQAVQQYRATGQQSSGIAATTRSVDPDPLFRQLRELREKLVKLRAEFWDGYPEIVLTKEEIRQVEEELTRLYGKDAVRPDKTPLDPYLQDLLRLQSEERTEISLLQRRLELLHAGKRDFEKRLERSPQVEQELLVLERDYNNMKANYAMLLDKRLHTRVQENMEKRQKDGKFRVLERASFPQAPVIPNKLKVLALGLLLGCVSGAGLSILRERLTPQFRGPEDVELLLAGPRLLAAIPDFSSLWRPVTDPQYWGNSVLSKRPLSMPLSSRSEVVLNKQPLVERSGLHEIDKRFVTKMFPRSMAAEQYRVAAARLQLLNTSGEPMVAAVTSAIKGEGKTTTVINLGYTLSRDFGRRVLLLDCDFVFPELTAFLETPIKYGLVDCLRSDIPLQQAMSPFADVPCWIMPAGESVEDSNELLRAGQLNRVLSQLREEFDYILLNAPPILPVATMNVLESHSDLLLLVVRANLTSKQAVTQALRSLRAAKPIHVVLNGVASNSLPSYMLDYSASESRVAV, encoded by the coding sequence ATGCAAACCACTGATGCTACTGTGCTAGGTGAACAAACGGGAGCGGCCACTGCCCGCGAATATCTCCTCATCGCTTCGCGCAACAGATGGGTGATAGCCAGTTCGATAGCGCTCTCTCTGACATTGGCTTTAGCATACTACCTGCTTGCGACAAAGTACTATCAATCGGACACGATGATTGTTGCAGAGGTACGCAAGGTAATCGATAGCGTTGGCAAGAAGGAGGATGTGGCAGAGAATTTTGACCAGCTGTTCTTTCTTATTCAACGCCAGATCCGCAATAGGGATTTCATTCGTGAGATTGCAAAAGATCTGAGTCTCTATGCAGAAGGACTCGACGAGGATGAGGAGCGTGCCGCCCTCAACGGGTTGGTGGGCAAGACGGTTATCACACGGATCAAGACGGACCAAGGCGGTGGCTTCAGCGGGCCAAGCATGGTTGAAGGATTCGTGATCAGCTTCATGCATGAGGATCCCAAAACCGCCATGCAGGTGACAGAGCGAATTGCAAACAAATTCATTGAGAGTAATAACAAGGAACGTGAGAAGGAGGTTGAAGGCACGGGGGAGTTTCTTGATGAAGAACTACATTGGATGAAACAAGAACTGGAAAAGAAGGAACAAAATATTAGTGCCTTCAAGAAGGCTCACATCAGCGACCTCCCCCAGCAGGCAGATGCCAACATCCGGGCCTTGGACCGAACAGAAGGAGAGATCGTTGCCAGCACCGAGAATCTTCAGCGACACTCCGAGAAGCTTTCCGCACTGAGTCAAGCAGTGCAACAGTACCGTGCCACCGGGCAGCAGAGTTCTGGAATCGCGGCAACAACACGCTCAGTGGATCCTGATCCGCTGTTTCGCCAGTTGAGGGAGCTACGGGAAAAACTGGTCAAGCTGAGAGCAGAGTTTTGGGACGGCTATCCAGAGATCGTCTTGACCAAGGAAGAAATACGGCAAGTGGAGGAGGAGTTGACCAGGTTGTACGGTAAGGATGCCGTTCGGCCAGACAAGACGCCGCTTGATCCGTACCTTCAGGATCTGTTGAGACTACAGAGTGAGGAACGAACCGAGATATCGCTGCTCCAACGACGTCTCGAGCTGTTGCATGCCGGCAAGAGAGATTTTGAAAAGCGTTTGGAGCGATCGCCTCAGGTTGAGCAGGAGCTACTGGTCCTCGAACGCGACTACAACAATATGAAAGCCAATTACGCGATGCTTCTTGATAAGCGGCTGCATACGCGAGTTCAAGAGAATATGGAAAAGCGACAGAAGGACGGGAAATTTCGCGTCCTAGAGCGTGCCAGTTTCCCTCAGGCTCCGGTCATTCCAAACAAATTGAAGGTCTTGGCATTGGGGCTTCTTTTGGGGTGTGTTTCTGGAGCAGGGCTGTCCATATTGCGCGAACGACTCACTCCGCAGTTCCGAGGCCCGGAAGATGTGGAACTGCTTCTTGCCGGTCCGAGGTTATTGGCAGCTATTCCTGACTTCTCATCATTGTGGCGGCCGGTCACTGACCCACAGTATTGGGGCAACTCCGTTCTGTCCAAACGGCCGCTGAGTATGCCCCTGAGCTCGCGATCGGAAGTTGTGCTGAACAAGCAACCATTGGTTGAGCGGTCGGGTTTGCACGAAATCGACAAGAGATTTGTGACAAAGATGTTCCCGCGTTCTATGGCCGCTGAGCAGTATCGGGTCGCGGCTGCGCGGTTACAGCTGCTCAACACATCGGGGGAACCGATGGTTGCGGCTGTGACAAGCGCCATCAAAGGCGAAGGGAAAACGACGACCGTCATTAATCTCGGCTACACGCTTTCGCGAGACTTTGGGAGACGAGTACTCCTACTGGATTGTGACTTCGTCTTTCCCGAACTGACGGCCTTTCTGGAAACCCCGATCAAGTATGGGCTAGTCGATTGCCTGAGAAGCGACATTCCCCTGCAACAGGCCATGAGTCCCTTTGCCGATGTCCCCTGTTGGATTATGCCTGCCGGCGAGTCTGTAGAAGATTCCAACGAACTATTGCGAGCAGGTCAGCTCAATCGTGTCCTGTCACAACTGCGGGAAGAATTTGATTATATCTTACTGAATGCCCCGCCAATTCTACCGGTAGCGACGATGAACGTGCTGGAAAGTCATAGTGATCTCCTCCTCCTTGTGGTGAGGGCAAACCTGACGTCTAAGCAAGCGGTTACCCAGGCACTGAGGTCTTTGCGTGCGGCCAAGCCCATCCATGTGGTCCTCAATGGTGTCGCGTCAAATTCACTTCCAAGCTATATGCTGGATTATTCTGCCAGTGAGAGTCGAGTGGCCGTCTAG
- a CDS encoding sxtJ, producing MKPQSQQPTPKDLRQFGLLVGGVFAVIGLWPIVFRSEPPRLWAVILGSLLMVLGAVVPQSLKQVHGGWMKIGHVLGSINTRIILGIIYYLLITPMGLAMRLMGKDSMHRVLARDADTYRILRAPRPRHHMRNQF from the coding sequence ATGAAACCACAAAGTCAGCAGCCCACCCCCAAAGATCTCCGGCAGTTCGGTCTCCTGGTTGGAGGCGTATTTGCGGTGATTGGATTGTGGCCCATCGTGTTTCGAAGCGAGCCGCCTCGTCTCTGGGCAGTGATTCTCGGCAGCCTCCTCATGGTTTTGGGTGCAGTTGTCCCGCAGAGTCTGAAACAGGTTCATGGTGGATGGATGAAGATCGGCCACGTGCTTGGCTCGATCAACACGAGGATCATACTCGGAATTATTTATTATCTGCTCATTACCCCGATGGGTCTTGCGATGCGTCTGATGGGCAAAGATTCCATGCACCGCGTCCTCGCGCGAGATGCCGACACCTATCGCATCTTACGAGCCCCTAGGCCTCGCCATCATATGCGAAATCAGTTTTAG